The genomic stretch AGAGATACTGGCTAGATATATGGGAGAGATGTCCtcgctgatttttttttttaattattattttatttgactTTGATTTGTCTGATATTTTTTACTATGAAtatattcccccccccctttttcctctGCTCATCTTTGTGCTTATCTTCTAGTGTCTCTCTCCTCTGTTACCTTATGTTCCACTTCTAGGCTGGCTCCCCTGTGCACGTCCATCCATCGGGGCCTGGGCTACAAATGCTCATCCCCACAGGGAAGCACTTACTTGCAGCAATACCTGGCCTGCTATGGTCAGCTAACAGTGGCCTGCTATGGTCAGCTAACAGGACTGAATGATTATGTTTACTTCTGCCACACAAGTCCATGAAGTACTCCTCCAGCTCTATCTGGCAGGCACCTATAGGGTATGTGCCCCTTTCCTGGTTCTGTccatcacttgttttttttgtgAGCCTGGCAGAGGTGAACTGCTGTCCTGGGGTGTAATTTGGTATGAACCTTGTGGAGTATGTAGCAGGCTTCAACTCAATGCAGTGGAGAGTTTGTAAGTCTGTAATAAATTTATGTAACAACTAACACCATTTTGTGTTGTTTCTTATTTGATTGCCATGGATTGGTCATACATCATCAGATCTAGTAAGTGCAATTTATAATATCTTTtctaatatatatgtatacctTCTAATATACAGGTATATATGGGACCAGTTTGCTATGAATGGTAAGGATCAATCTCAGAAAACAGTTTATATCGTAATTACAGCTGACATGTGAGTTTACATttttgatcatagaatcatagaatagttagggttggaaaggaccttaagatcatctagttccaacccccctgccatgggcagggacacctcacactaaaccatgtcacccaaggctgcatccaacctggccttgaacactgccagggatggagcattcacagcctccctgggctacccactccagtgcctcaccaccctaacaggaaagatatatccaatctaaacttcccctgtttaaattttaacccactacctcttgtcctgttactacagtccctgacgaagagtccctccccagcatcctcatagccctccttcagatattggaaggctgctatgaggtctccatgcagccttctcttctccaggctgaacagccccaacttcctcagcctgtcttcatacgggaggtgctccagtcccctgatcatcctcgtggccctcctctggacttgttccaacagttccatgtcctttttatgttgaggacaccagaactacacacactactccaggtgaggtctcacaagagcagagtagaggggcaggatcacctccttcgacctgctggtcacgctccttttgatgcagcccaggatacggttggctttctgggctgcgagcacacactgcagccggctcatgttcattttctcatcagccagcacccccaagtcctctgcagggctgctctgaatctcttctctgcccaacctgtagctgtgcctgggattgctccgacccaggtgtagaaccttgcacttggcatggttaaatttcataaggttggcatcagcccacctcacaagcgtgtcgaggttgctctggatggcatcccttctctccagtgtatcaactgaaccacacagcttggtggcattggcaaacttgctgagggcgcactcaatcccactgtccatgtcagcgatgaagatattgaacaagaccggtcccaacaccgatccctgagggacaccacttgttactggtctccagccacaAATTGAGCCACTGATCACAACTGTTAGTGTGcacggccatccagccagttctttatccactgagtggtccatccatcaaattgatgtctctccaatttagagacaaggatgttgtgtgggacagtgtcgaacactttgcacaactccaagtagatgacatcagcttctctacccttgtccatcagttccgtagccccctcataggaggccaccaaattggtcaggcaggatttccccttagtgaagccatgctggctgtcaccaagcaccttgttgttattcatgtgccttagcatgccttccaggagaatgtgctccaagattttaccaggcacagaggtgagactgactgctctgtaattccccgggtcttccattttccccttcttgaaaatgggggttatatttccctttttccagtcgtcgggaacttcacctgactgccatgatttttcaaatacgatggccagtggcttagcaacttcattcaccagctccctcaggacctgcggatggatttcatcgggtcccacggacttgtgcgcgttcaggtttttaagatggtctcgaaccagatcctctcctacagtgggcccaaggtcttcattctcacagtccctgcatctactttccaagacttgggtggtgtggtcagagcctttgccagtgaagaccgaggcgaagaagtcattcagaacctcagccttctccaaatcctgtgtagccagttctcccgaaagcttcctcagggggcctacattgtccctagtctgttttttatttgctacgtacctgtagaatcccttcgtGTTATCCTTGATCCTATATCTGGAGACATTTAAGAGGTTTCCTTTTTAGGTACAGCTGTGcactttcaggaagaaaatggtTTGCTGTTGTATGCACACAAATTGCAGAATTCAAATTGCAGAATTCAAAAGTATTTATTCGGGGATTTCTAGccagaaagggtttttttttggtcacttcaAAGGTTTAATTGTGTGTTGGAAAACAGGTAGCCTGAATATATGTATAGATTAATACAGCCAGTGAAGACAGATCACTTGTACTGACCCTGGCAGTGATACTTTAAAAACTGGCTAATGAGTTTAGCTGGTGCATTTTATCTGTGTGATATGGGTTGGTTTTGGAGCATGGTCAGCAGCTGAGAAGGATTACTGTTGGACTGACCTGGGCAGCTATCAGAATTGAACAGAAACAGGATGTGATAGAATCAGACACTAAAATGATTGTTTGTGCACATGAAACACCATATTTCTTGGTAGAAGGGTCCAGGACCTAGAAACTACTGGGATGTGGCCCAGGACCAGCGAGGTTCATGTTATCAGCAAGaagatgtatttaaaatgcTAATTCTGTGATCTGCTAGCTGCTGCTTATTTTCATCAAGTGTCATTTCACCAGCAAAGCATCACTGTTGCCTCTGAGTAGAACACAGTAAACAACTTGAATGGCTCTTCAGGACaggaagtgaaacaaaaaatatctttcaattaaaataatgcaagacCATTGTGGAAACTGAATCTAATGAAGCCAGTGGAAACTTGGTCAGGTTTCAGGCCCAGATAAGTCTGGCTAAGTCCCATTTCTGAGTTGATTTATGCTATTGTTATGTGAATCTAATTGCATATGGAAAATTTGGCCTTCTTCCGATTGCTTAAGTACTTTCTTTCAAAGCAGTCTGCCCACGTAAGTGACTCGAGTTTGCAGTGCTGCATGGAGCTGTGCTGAGATGCCTTTGAAGACTTGATGAAAATCTGCATGTCTGTGAAGGTTTACAGAAACCGCATTGCAtgagtgtgcatgtgtgcttGTTGCCACAGGAAAGTCTGAACAACTACTTGCTGCATTATGTCCTTGTTCTGCCAGGAAGGTTAGTCCACTGTTACCTTACAAGCCCACAAATGAAGCACAAATAGTAACAAAGGAAACTTTCTGCCTAATGCAATACATTTCTCATAAGGTAGAGAGGAAGTGCATTGTGAAGATCTGCCTTGTTTAGAAATGGATAAATGCCAAAATATTCAGTAAGAtcctttttcatctgtttttccaTCTACTGATAGTGAATTGTCATTTGGAACAAGACTGGTCAGTTTTTGAGGTAAAACTGACTGAACTAAAACATATTTCTTGCAGTGTTTGCATTTATATATAGGTAGTAAATGGTTTCATTTCTTATTTGGTAAATAGTCAAATACTAGTTTGTTCTTTTGATGTTGCTCTTTATTTGCCCTTAAAAGATACATTAATAAATTACAAGCGCCTGAAAATGGCAGAAGTAGCAAGACATTAGCCCACGAGTACAATACAACACAATCTAACAAAGTGTGAAAGAATGTCCCTGGCAAAAGCTGAAAGTGTGGTAAATAAAACTTTTGGAATTTGCTAGTGACCGGAGAACAGCATATCTGGGAGAGCCTCGCTCTGTAATGTCATTTGTCCTGTTGTTTTTCAGGAGATATCTCAGGCTTGTGAGCAGTGTCTTCTCTTTGCATCTGTTACGTCTTGCTCACCAAAGCAAGTTCCTATCTTGCAAAGCACCGCAAAATGTCACACAGTGCAGGACATGCTCCTCATTTTCAGTGCCTGTGAATTTAATGATTGTACCCAGAGGAATGCTGCAGGTTTGCCGAACTGAGAAGGCACAAAACCAACTGAATTGTGGTTTTCAAAAGTAACTGGGCAATTCCCACTGGATTCCACATGGAATCTGTGAAAATGACACTCAGAAAATGAGAGCAGTGGCTTCAAGCTGTCAGAAGTTCTGTTTCCAATGTGGTAGCCTCAGTTTGCAAGATGAGAACTGTTGGCTGTATAGTTTTATCTCTATGTTCAGTTATCACCTGGCGTAACTAAAGTAAGATAGATACGCGTTGTCTGTCTAGCTTTCTCCCTACCCCTCCCAAAAGTAATAGAGTTACTTAGGTTGATTCCTGCCTGCTCAGAAGTCATGAGGAGATTATCACATTTAGGAAAACTATTTAATTAAACTTAGATAGCCCAAAACCTTAAACACCTCGGGATTAATATGAAAGTAGTTATATAGTAACTGTATAGTCCGATGAGTAGCAGCAGCGGCCATGCAGTCAGAATACATGCAGAGAAATTAGTCAACAGCTGTTACTATTCACACCTCAAAGGAGATACGAGAgagactttcttttcttttcctttttttttcttttcttcatttccttcaCAAAGAAATCAGGGTCTGATTCCCTATGCAGGTACAGGGTCAGAACCTCAGCCCTGTAGAGCAGTGTGGCATCAAAGGGTCATGACAGGTTATGTCAATGAAACATCTGTTGTTGTGCCTGTACATTCATTTTACCAAAGGATCATTAATAAGTAGAATATACAGAGTTGCTGATTTTACGTGACAAAACCATGTTATAGACATTAGCAAGTTAATTGTTTCATTAAGAGGTCTGGGAATAGctggtttaaaaattaatttactgtAATGTTTCCAGCTGGGATTTCCAAAAGAACATAGGGATTTTAATCTGCAAATCACACTGAGATTCAGGGACAGACTTTGATTTCTGAATTCCTGAGGGTCCTTCAGAAATCCTAATCTCAGGAGTTCATAGAGGAAAAAGTAGTCAGCAATGGAAGAGGCCAATAAGGAATATATGTTGACAGGAAAGCCATACTACTAAGTTTATCAGGAAGGTGTGAGTGTAGTCAAGAGCTTTAGTTTCTTTGGGCAGCTGCCAGTCCAAGCAGATTTTGCCTTTCATCTTTTAGCATATGGACTTGTGCTTCTAAGAATGTCTTCCTGCCAAGTGTGCAAGCACAGGAGCCATAAGGAGTTTCCACTGGAACCAGAACCTGAGGGGGATGAGCACAAACAGAGAAGTCATTTCTGAGACAGGGATGTGCCAACACCATCACAGCAGAAACTACAGCTGTTCACCAATTCATAAAATCATGTCCAGgcccttttcttctcttacgAACATCAATGGTAGATGTTGTTATCTCAAGTGGAAGTGGATCTATAATGTCCACCTGAAAGACGGCAAGGGTAGGATAGTGTGGCAGCAAAATCACAAGACTTAGGGAGGGAGACTAGAGCATAAACACTATAGACCACTGATGCAAAATGGAATAGCCCGGTTTCTCTCTGTCACACGAGGATAACATAACAGACTTTCAGCTGGGCTTGGCTGTCAGCTAGAGCAGCTGTGGAAGGAGGAGCAAATGTATCTCATCCCCTACATCTCTGACCCTCTGCATGATTGCAGGCTGGTACCTTGTCCAATGTTGGACCAATCTGCTTTGGCTCCTAATGGCTACAAAAATGTCCTTTCACTGCTCCTGTAGAGTGCTGGTCGTCAGTCACTTGGTTAGCCTATGGTCTAGCTAATCTGCTTGTAACCCCATTGCACCAAGGATGCTCCCTGGCAGCTCAGTGCTGCCAGTGGAGCAGGAAGAGCCATATTGGACTGTCTTTTCACAGTGTCTGGCTATGTGAAATGATGCCATGATGCATTCTGCTTGGTTAAAACTGCACAGGTTGACATTataaccaaaagtcaaagcacTGGTGAAAACAGGAATGATTTTTCAGATGGTAGTCTCTGTTACAGATCCCTTTGATAGCCAAAGCATTCCACTGTATTCCTTTAGCTTTTCTCAACAACACAGAAAGgcaattatttttcctgtgtaatCAGTGTAAATCTCTTTCAGAAGTAAGGTGCAGCTTTCACTGGGCTGGGAGAGAAAATTTGCTCCTTTTAACCCTGTTCTATGCagaactgctgctgtgcctTAAGGCTGAGTATTTCTAGAGTCCAGGCAAGTTGTGCTTGAAGCATTTACTTACTTCTTTGTCATTGGTCAAGCCTAGATTCTTCATGTCTACAACATTATAAAAAGTGTTGTTCAAGACAACTTCTATGACTTGTACCTGAAACCAAGACAGTAGATGAGACAATGAGTTAGGCCACCTTTTTAGCCAACAGTCTGCCAGTCTTTTCACTCACtgtaaagaaaagcaatgcaaacactccctccccaccccatgTATAGTTTATGGAATGTGTAGACAATGCTGTCTTTTACTTATGTCCTACCAAGCACTGAGTGATATGTTCTCCCCCATTGCGTGCACAGCTAGGGAGCAGGATAAGAACTTCTCAGTGTGTTCACAGTTTTTTCAGACCATCTAGCTGTACCAGCAAACAATTTCCAGTCTTATCTAGAACTGCCAGAGGAAATACTAGGCTCATTTTGGTCTTCTCAGTGGTCTGGTTAACATTCATTAAAGTAAAACATCAGCAAGAGGAATGAAGATACCTGTGGTACTTTGCAAAGGACGTGCATCTGGATGCAGTTGACAGTTTTCTGGTAAGAGGGTGAATATTCCCCACAGTCAGGTGGCCCAGCAAACGCTTCAAGGATACATTCACGGATTTTGTTCCTAGAGATAACACAGGTTCTTACAAAACCTTGTATTGGCTGACTGTTTAGATCCATAATGCTTTACTGTGGGTTTGCTGTTATCCTTGTTGTTGGGggttttaacatttattttctctgcctgTTCTGATGAATATATAGCACATGGAGTTTTATGGAAGAACAGTTTGTCTGTCCTGTCACCTCCAAATCCCCCCCATTCCTCTCCCCTAGCTCTATAGTTCACAAATAGGTGTTTTgctgaaagtatttaaaaaattgtttgtTCTCCTGAAGGGCTCTGTATTGAACACTGAACTGTCCTTTTAAATACTGTGAGTGCACCATCAAAGAGAGGAGTACCCACAAAGGGTGTCTCTCACCCCCTGTACAAGTGATAACACTTCCACTGAGATCTGCAGCATTGGCTGGTGCACAGCAACTGGAGTTCTGGCCCTTACACCTGCTGTATTGTATAGAGGGACTTCGGGATCATAGGTtaggtaataaatattatttgatATGATGCATACCATATGCAGTCAAAGTCAAAATCCTTGCATTCACCATATGACCATTTGCAGAAGAGCTCTCCACATAAAATCCTGTCGTTTCTTTCAGGAAGTGTAGTGTATTCATTCTTACAGAAGCCTTCAAATCCAGACTGTGTTGTCTTCATAAGTTTCAGGTCTTTAATTCCAGCAAAAACAACCAGAGGACCTGTGATCCAAAAACATGAAACAGTATGAGCTCCTTTTCAGGCAGTGAGAAAGAAACCTCTGTGTGCTTACTTATAGTGACAGCTTTAGAGCCATGACACTGTCTCTTCAGAACTCACTCGTGTGCTCCTCTTGCAAGCCTaactacttttaaaaattacttcctgCACACAGATGTTAGCAGAGAGGTAAGAAACAAGACAGAAACTACTGCAGCTGGAGCTCAATCTAGAAAACAGAGAACCCCTGAGCTGTAGTCAAGGAGAGCTGAGGACATCCCCTGTCTCACCTCCTTGACATGCTTTGGGTTGGCTCTTACTGCTGTCAGTTCAGGGACTACTAGTTGCTCTAAAGGGAAACTAAATAGGCTACTAGTGCTGCAGTATACAGAAAAGATGTGGTGAGCCTTTCTAACAACACAGACAAGCATAGAAAACTCCCAGTACGAACACTTGGAGCCTCTGTCAGAAATTCTGTTGTGAGTTTTGCGTCCGTAAGAACGAGAGGGCAAGGAGCCAATGCAAATCCTGCTGTTCAGCTAATTAGCAGGAGCTGGCACTTATACAGATGCCACCCACAGGTTCAACCTGACCGTGTTTTTTCTTGCAGCCACTATTTATAAAATGTGCTGTTGTGGATCACTGCTGCATGGGTGGAGTATCATCTTCTGAAGACCAAGCAGTTAAAAAGCTGTGCTCTGAACTTTTTCTTCTGACAACCCTTTTGGCTGGCAGCTAAACAATTTCAAGTGGTCAGTTGTTTAGTGCACACCAAACTGATGATAGCTGAAAATTTCACTGACCAGAGCTGCcaaaaaaatgcagattcaGAAAAGAGAGACCTTAAGGCATGCAGGCTTGTTCAGAGCCTGTACAGAGAGTCAGTGTCAGAAGCCCaggctgctgtttctgtgctgctcttgGTGCTCACACTATCTAGTTAAAAATTAATCCTTGAATACGTGTGGTGCATAGTAATCCTGCCTTGGACTGAGAAGACTGAGAGACTTGGTCTTTAAATTGTGTCTTTGCAGGAATTTATACTGGAAATAATTCCACTGTGATTGGTATCTCTAAATGACATGATTGTtcagaggtttggggtttttttaaactactCTGTCACTGGACGTTGTCAAAACTGCTTTTTGTGTagtttttctcttgttttttaaCGAGTCCAAAGAGGTATATCTATAATTTTGGCTACATCCCCCTGCTATTTACTAAAGCTTTAATAAAATCTAAAGAAGAGACTGTCCTTGGACAGGATATTCTGGGGTTTGTCCAGATCTTGATGAATTTGTTGCGTGGGTATAAGATTGTAATGCAAAGGTA from Lathamus discolor isolate bLatDis1 chromosome 3, bLatDis1.hap1, whole genome shotgun sequence encodes the following:
- the LOC136011622 gene encoding uricase-like, whose translation is MSQLEIKDVEVLNCEYGKNTIKFLRLHREGKKHFVKEVEVCTHLRLTSCHEYLDGNNSAVIPTDTIKNTVLALAKKNGIPTLEQFAIDICQHFMTTFCQVAYVKTYVQEVPWQRLHENGVPHIHSFIHVPNGIRFCEAEQCRNGPLVVFAGIKDLKLMKTTQSGFEGFCKNEYTTLPERNDRILCGELFCKWSYGECKDFDFDCIWNKIRECILEAFAGPPDCGEYSPSYQKTVNCIQMHVLCKVPQVQVIEVVLNNTFYNVVDMKNLGLTNDKEVLVPVETPYGSCACTLGRKTFLEAQVHMLKDERQNLLGLAAAQRN